The following DNA comes from Streptomyces globosus.
CCAGCGAGAACAACACCATCAAGATCTGCGACGTCCCCACCACGGGCGTGACCGTCCAGCGCGGCCACACCCTGGACGGCCTGGGCAAGTACTACCGCGCGACGATCGAGGAGTCCCCCGAGGCCCCGGTCGACGTGGTCCAGGTCCTCAAGGACCGCCAGGTCGACGTCCTGGTCTGCTACCTGCCCGTCGGTTCCGAGGACGCGGCGAAGTTTTACGCCCAGTGCGCCATCGACGCCAAGGTCGCCTTCGTCAACGCCCTCCCGGTCTTCATCGCCGGCACCAAGGAGTGGGCCGACAAGTTCACCGAGGCCGGTGTCCCGATCGTCGGCGACGACATCAAGTCGCAGGTCGGCGCCACCATCACGCACCGCGTGATGGCGAAGCTGTTCGAGGACCGCGGCGTCCGCCTGGAGCGCACCATGCAGCTCAACGTGGGCGGCAACATGGACTTCAAGAACATGCTGGAGCGCGAGCGCCTCGAGTCGAAGAAGATCTCGAAGACGCAGGCCGTCACCTCGCAGATCCCCGACCGCGACCTCGGCGACAAGAACGTCCACATCGGCCCGTCCG
Coding sequences within:
- a CDS encoding inositol-3-phosphate synthase → MGSVRVAIVGVGNCAASLVQGVEYYKDADPAAKVPGLMHVQFGDYHVGDVEFVAAFDVDAKKVGLDLADAIGASENNTIKICDVPTTGVTVQRGHTLDGLGKYYRATIEESPEAPVDVVQVLKDRQVDVLVCYLPVGSEDAAKFYAQCAIDAKVAFVNALPVFIAGTKEWADKFTEAGVPIVGDDIKSQVGATITHRVMAKLFEDRGVRLERTMQLNVGGNMDFKNMLERERLESKKISKTQAVTSQIPDRDLGDKNVHIGPSDYVAWLDDRKWAYVRLEGRAFGDVPLNLEYKLEVWDSPNSAGVIIDALRAAKIAKDRGVGGPILSASSYFMKSPPVQYFDDEALENVEKFIRGEVER